DNA sequence from the Mauremys mutica isolate MM-2020 ecotype Southern chromosome 9, ASM2049712v1, whole genome shotgun sequence genome:
caggggcaggttcagcttctctgtgaagaaactgaacagtcacagttcacgctgctcgctgctcgctggtacttgaagggTTCCTTGTctctgtgcaaggtgcctgcatagggcgtgacgagccagggcattagcgggtacgctgggtcccctaagatcagtatgggcatctgcacatcccaagcgttattttgtggtccgggaagaaactaccttcctgcaggcgtctaagcagaccagaattcctgaaaacacgcgcgtcatgaactttgcctggccacccgacgttgatgttggtaaaacgtcccccatggtccaccactgctcgcagcaccattgaaaattagccaaatttctcagcagctgactgcggaagaggtggacgataagttgcgaggagctgacagcggccacaactgcagcgggatccgtgctcgcagtgctgtggcgcctgcgctgtcactgagaagaaaagtgcacgaacagattgccagctggcgctttcagggagggatgctgggcgtgattgatggttcaatgatgacagttacccaaaaccaccctccacacaatttcccccccccccagcatgcattggtgggaaatcccaacattccaatgggcggcggggagtgcgggaactgtgggatagcttcccacagtgcaccgcttccaaagtcgacgcttcgcccgttactgtggactcacacagtcgaattagtgtatttattgtggatacacaacttcgacttcattaggtcgattccagaaattcaaattaagatgaatcgaaatagtcttgtagtgtagacgtaccctaagatgtgCCATTGCAGGGGGGTCCATCATGCTATGGTCCCCTGCCCAATACCCTCTCGGACTAACTCAGGCCAGCACCCGGCCAGGGCTCTCTTTTATGTCTTCACAGGAATCACCTGCCATGATTGCCACCCCGTCTCGAGAAAACCCCCTGGCTGCCTGGTTAAAAGCCTACACCCTGCAGGAGGTCCTCATCGGGAACCTGTCAGATGTCCCCGCATCACATGATTGTGTCGCCTGCACAAGACGGGAGGCCTCAGAGGAAGGATCCCCTTTCCTCTGGAAGTTCCTCTCTCTCTCGAACCTAACCCCACATTTAACTTTACAGCAAATCCGTGAACTGTCGCTTGGTCTGGAGGCCCTCGCCAACATCACATCCGAAGGGCTTCGTCGAACCAGCGACGCTCTCACAGTCCTGGCCAACTACGCCGAGCAGAACCGTCTTCTGCTCCAGACCATCCTACAGAAGGACTTTTGTGTTGCCTTGGAGGACCTTGATCCTTCCTTTAAGGGGCAATGTTGCCTGTGCCTTCAGCCCGGGTGGAAAAACATCTCAGCCGTGGCTAACCAACTGTCCCCCTTCGCCGTCCAGATTCGTAAGGAGCGTGAGCAGAGGGATTGGTGGCAAGCCCAGTGgtccagcagggggctgggatccTGGGCCCAGTCCATCAAGCAGTGGCTTATTACTGTGGCTATCGTTCTTGTGGCCTTTCTGTTGGGAATAGCAGTGGTCAAGCAGCTGATTCACAGGGTTGTGTCTGCCCTGCCCTTGCAGGCAAGGTACTCTTCCATTTCCCTTGACAGCAGCGAACCATCACCCCTAGATTACTCAGATAGTGAGGATCTGTAATCCTTCTGGCCTTGGTCTTTGCACGGGGCAACCCCCTCACAGCCCGTGAGGGTCGGCCAGGGGGGCATGTCTGttgcagctgcctccctgctgcattccttttttgttttcctctctgtgtggccgcccctcccggccatggggctagcaaaagtcatagcctggccctgctcagtggaatggcctttgcagacaaaccggagccattgctctgctcaggtgggggtgggcccctgcctcctttgttcagacctgggctcggtgtagggggcgctgcccaagaatgcaagaccttatatggccacatagctgagcatgtaagtcatgcctgtgacttaggactagcccagacacgtctgtgcacacctgaagacttttccctgctttctctcctcccctctaacaagggggaccaatcaaagttactggcaggaaactgcctaagtctgcctatataaccagacattttctaagcagacctcggagaaggtccttgctttgccacctggtctgatcagttaggggtctttgggaggccctctccccgctcttgtttgtttttgagcgtacccccgtttttaaactcccctcccacgaacaacaaattttgcctggagatctcctgattattgtgaacgaattgagtcctctctgcgtcctctgatgctgaaactactgtacctgcttctgcctctgctgttgtcctggggattggtaagaactctctcttgcagaccctccctgttctagctgctggcttttctttccccaacagacagacccaagttaactccttggtctgcatctgtattctgtttctggttctgcagctcctttgctgctagaaataaacctgtgcctccctggattctatcctgggcagctcacttgcagttgctccactgctgcagccacacccttggagaaccacccctagtacaaggtgcactcattaggttaagttaggtttagctttatactctgtaagttaggcttagagaattgttgcattgtgttttgttacttgctaatttgtgtagtcttggttaagttagatcatagataagattttgctgtgttttgcataattgtggttaagtctgtctttccactgcaacccccccccgccagcttctTTGCgtccctctgactccttacagtctgtctgttctctgtgtctctctaagtttaaatctccctctgctccaccatgtgctcctctccccccatcccaatctagcataaaacctcattggttacttttttcctctctgatacacctcatattctatatttacaccaccgtgacacatttttacctaaaattgtttgttatttaacatatttttccataactgttagttggttatatgctgctgtgacacacctttttacatagaaattgttagctacctgttacatttatacctcagtgttaattgtttaccaactgtattgtaccccactattgaaaccccctatactgttcaccaaaagaaacccctcccaaattgtctaccttaacaaaccccacacccctcactattaaattttccctgtttttgcattttcttaataaagattattttgcaccccacccgtgtggtaattgctccccaagatcccatatacctgctggcagggacaaatATAAAATCGAATCACCATAAGAAAACTAAAGAGGGTTTAAATTACAGGAGGAAAAAGggtaataaatgcaaagtagctTGAGAAACTTCCAATTCCACAAGGTACTTTGGGCTCTGGCccataggcgtgcgcagcacatttcattagggtgtgcacccagggaattttattttttattttttttaaaggtgaacatttattgaatactcagtcataaaggacattatttttattcatcaaacaaactaaagaaactaaaacttaactaaacttattttttttaaattaacaactaaactttacttaaattaaaatgcaaagccacttttttttgagacattagggtgtgcctgggcacacctgGCACACCGCGTACACACGCCTGTGCCCTGGCCCTTAACATTAATGGAGGATCTGGTGTTTCAAACAGGTAAgtaacacccctcccctcccacaaaaGCCTTGCTCCCTAAGCAAGGCTCTGTGTTCATGGGGACAAAACACACTTTCTTTgatttagggcaggggtgggcaaactttttggcctgaaggccgcATCGGgcttcggaaattgtatggagggctggttaggggaagctgtgcctccccacacagccaggtatggcccagcccctgccccttgcttcttgtcccCTGATGGCCTCCCCCGGGACCctggccccatccaacccccccttctccctgaccacccTCAGAacccccgcccacccccgcctccccatccaaccccccctcctccctgactgccccccggaacctctgcacccattcaacccccccattccccgccctctgaccgccccaacccctatccacacccccatcccctgaccaccctccaaactcccctgccctctatccaaccccgcTTTCTCCCTGCCcacttaccgcactgcctggagcaccgggggCTGGTGGCACTAAGGCCacttggctggagccagccacactgggtcaggctgggatctgcagctgcgctgctccaGGAGTTGGCCGCCCACAGCATTGTGCCGGTGGCGCAGCgtgctgaggctgcggggaatgggggggaggggctgaggggtacCCTCCTGGACCAGGAGCTCAGGGACCAGGCGGGAGGGTCCTgcgggccagctgtggcctgcgggccgtagtttgcccacctctgatttagGGGAAGAAATAGACTggtagattccaagaccagaaggaccactgtgatcatcgaGTCTGACCCCCTGTAAAACACAGACCAGAGACCTGTCCCAGAATGATTCCTAAAGCAGAGATTTTAGAAACATCCAgtcagtaaattgttccaatggttaattacgctcaccattaaaaatgtatgccttatttcaagtctaaatttgtctagcttcagtttcccgCCATTGACTTGTTATATTttcctctgctagattaaagagcccattattaaatatttgtcacccattaaccttctctttgttaaactaaataggttGAACTCCTTGCGTCTGTCACTACAAGGCAGGTTTTTCTCATTCttcaatcattcttgtggctcttctctgtcccctctccaatttatcaacatctttcttgaactgtgggcaccagaactaggcacaggattccagcagtggtcccaccagtgccaaacagagagGTACAATAACCTCCTTAGTCCTACGTGAGATTCTGCTGTTTATGTACCCCagaatcacattagctctttaGGCCACTGTATCACACTGTCATCACGCACATCATGTTCAGCTGAGTATCCACCAGGGCCCCTAAATCTGTCAGCGTCACTGCTTCCAAGGAGAAAGTCtgccatcctgtaagtatggcctgcattctttacTCCTAGAGGTGTGTCTTTACATTTGGCCATatgaaaacacatattgtttgcttgtgcccagtttaacaagcgatccagatcactctgtgtcAGTGACCTGTCGTTTTCATTGTTTACCACTCTcccagtttttgtgtcatctgcaaattttatcagtgatgattttgttttcttccaactcattgataaaaatgttgaatagcatagggccaagaactgttCCCTGTGGGACtctactagaaacacacccatttaCAATTAGATTTTGAGACCTTTTGGTTAGCCAACTTTAAtccatttaagaacataagaacataagaacagccatactgggtcaaaccaaaggtccatctagcccagtatctgttttccgatagtggccagtgccaggtgccccagagggaatgaacaggctacaggctggggaccgactggctaagcagcagttctgcagaaaaggacctggggattacagtggacgagaagctggatatgagtcagcagtgtgcccttgttgccaagaaggccaacggcatattcgGCTGTAtcagtaggaacattgccagcagattgagggaagtgattattcccccctattcagcactggtgaggccacacctggagtattgtgtccagttttgctccccccactacagaagggatgtggacaaattggagagagtccagcagagggcaaaaaaaattattaggggtctggggcacatagtttacaaggagaggctgagggaacggaggttatttagtctggagaagagaagagtgaggggggagttaatagcagccttcaactacttgaaagggggttccaaagaggatggagctagactgttctcagtggtggcagatgacagaacaagaagcaatggtttcaagttgcagagggggaggtctaggctggatattaggaaacactatttcactaggagggtggtgaagcactggaataggttacctagggaggtggtgtaatctccttccttagaggtttataaggcctggcttgaaaaagccctggctgggatgatttagttggtgttggtcctactttgagtaggggattggactagatgacctcctgaggtctctcccaaccctaatattctatgattctaacagaacaggtaatcatcaagtgatccataccctgCCGCCCATTCCATTTAATGTGTGTGCAGTGGTGGCATTATGGGTTCAAGGgaggccacactgcctcactgCCGCCGCCTAGTATCAGGGGAATTACCGTTAGGCGTAGCATCCCAACCATTCTAATGGGCTAAGCCAGGAGTCTCAAACAcgtgccctcccccccacagtgcGCTGCATCTCTGCTcgtccgcctacctcccagcacttcccgccgccaaacagctgtttggcaacgcttaggactttccaggagggaggggagaggagtggggacatggcacgctcaggggaggaggcggagaagaggcggggctggggcggggatttggggaaggggttggaataggggcagggagggggtggagttggggtggggactttggggaaggggctggaatggggACGGGGAAAGGGTGGCAAGAGGCGGGGCAGGAGcgaggcctcatggaaggggtggagtggggctttTGCAGTCTGTTACCAACCAATTTTGAAGTTCACAGCTATTTTGACTTGACTATTGGTGTACAACTACAGAAAGGGGTGTATCTGTGCGGTGCCAAGAGTActagaccattgtgatatcagagaTAACTCAACCAATCAGCACCCTTACTCAATAGCTAATTTGCATGC
Encoded proteins:
- the LOC123377554 gene encoding uncharacterized protein LOC123377554 — its product is MKACGGAPSKLTPEPPILQGSPTHQILTELVQKLDEIRKPKKLWHDIYKPQKVATVTYEILAQALDKLTVFPGALMTSAKEATSQPSQEGPPLTPSLPSPNKTPEHPPPYVHQEAPLPLEKTPLYPTLPSAPPDAQAHTPPPTVTSSEALPVSISRIKVDGQGNATQVTKFRPRSKAEMKEFISDTARGANEPPLLWLGRLALEHGQELVDREEGIILARTSSWSRGLSGSPVISNTTWPLTAPALAFLHLQQSLQGIQVPKGSVKDLSSLRCAIAGGSIMLWSPAQYPLGLTQASTRPGLSFMSSQESPAMIATPSRENPLAAWLKAYTLQEVLIGNLSDVPASHDCVACTRREASEEGSPFLWKFLSLSNLTPHLTLQQIRELSLGLEALANITSEGLRRTSDALTVLANYAEQNRLLLQTILQKDFCVALEDLDPSFKGQCCLCLQPGWKNISAVANQLSPFAVQIRKEREQRDWWQAQWSSRGLGSWAQSIKQWLITVAIVLVAFLLGIAVVKQLIHRVVSALPLQARYSSISLDSSEPSPLDYSDSEDL